From a region of the Hymenobacter jejuensis genome:
- a CDS encoding TonB-dependent receptor → MTRLLLFFLLALMAGQALAQSTGDLTGRVTDSKGTGLPGATVVVKGTSNGTSTDATGAFTLKGIAPGNVSLTVSFVGYATKEVLVPLDKQGDNLTISMTDDSKSLDEVVVTGVFDQRTKMESSVAISTLNAKQMQLLAPTSAADLLKTVPGVYVNQARGEINNTVYTRGISAGSIDNANGYYYVSLQEDGLPVTNVNLGVDNYLRADVTVARLEAVRGGTASILGTNSPGGIFNYVSKTGGQKTEAEIRTKFGLEGNGKNPYYRADANLSGSLNAAKDLTYSIGGFYRTSQGARYPGYQMNNGGQARGNIVKNYATGSLKLYGKLLLDHNAVAEFIPSQSFSDPKILSGLSATDSYYLPNISVPFPINSGETRTFNTTDKIYNRDRSIGLLWTQDLGHDLTLTNNFRYSNQATTVNTPSVVTPISTTGLLFYAIPHLLGRFGTYTFTDQTNGQVLGTVTQSPNIINGQFAGFNFTPGANNNFPGANVQPNSLFFLPMFYQDTHIQNVLNRFDLTKKLDNMSFTLGGFYANTLVDRVGGATDAGIGFGTIQNQPHLTNITLTGFDGKTYQVTDPNGIVDVGRDGINHNHGRQEQIALFFGHSWKLTPKLNFDYGLRYEHTHHTGYNVQPVANPLRNDPTYGGRDGNPLTLYDNGGGTDGSPLNFDQTFKTFSYTAALNYAFSEHYALYGRYSNGRKSPDLTYFFALNTPFLRDNPNAFSQKTEQLEFGFKVNTAKLSGALTPFYSQLSNVATVQTFTNADNTTYTPPVQFARYKTYGVEAEANYALTTNLSVRATATVQTSEATKISSWISNGPGPQDDVLVSYSGNETDNNAKLMLSAAPTYTLGKFLAQVNWFYLGDRQANVSNAFKLPGFSQFDATVAYDVNAHFRLQGNVNNIFNTYGVLGWVGPGGFPAALDRQAFTPQYVQANPNAVYATQGSMPRAYFLSAVYKF, encoded by the coding sequence ATGACCCGATTGCTGCTGTTTTTTCTGCTGGCATTAATGGCCGGGCAAGCTCTGGCGCAGAGCACTGGCGATCTTACGGGGCGGGTGACGGACAGCAAAGGCACCGGGCTACCTGGAGCGACCGTAGTGGTGAAGGGCACCAGTAACGGTACTTCCACGGATGCGACTGGTGCTTTTACCCTCAAAGGCATCGCGCCCGGAAACGTTAGCCTCACGGTTTCTTTCGTGGGTTATGCGACGAAAGAGGTGCTGGTGCCTTTGGATAAACAGGGTGACAACCTGACCATCAGCATGACCGACGACAGCAAGTCGCTGGATGAAGTGGTGGTGACGGGCGTGTTCGACCAACGCACCAAGATGGAATCGTCGGTCGCCATTTCGACCCTCAACGCTAAGCAAATGCAGCTGCTGGCACCTACCAGCGCCGCCGATTTGCTCAAAACCGTGCCGGGCGTGTACGTGAACCAAGCGCGCGGCGAGATCAACAACACCGTATACACGCGCGGCATTTCGGCGGGCTCGATTGACAATGCCAACGGGTACTACTACGTGTCGTTGCAAGAAGACGGGCTGCCGGTAACCAACGTGAACTTGGGCGTAGACAATTACCTGCGCGCCGACGTGACCGTGGCCCGCCTGGAGGCGGTGCGGGGCGGCACCGCTTCTATTCTGGGCACTAACTCGCCGGGAGGAATCTTCAACTACGTTTCGAAAACCGGCGGTCAGAAAACGGAGGCGGAAATACGCACCAAATTTGGCTTGGAAGGAAACGGCAAAAACCCTTATTACCGCGCCGACGCCAATCTGAGCGGCTCGCTAAATGCGGCCAAAGACCTGACTTACAGCATCGGCGGTTTTTACCGCACCTCGCAGGGCGCCCGTTACCCCGGCTACCAGATGAACAACGGCGGCCAGGCGAGGGGCAACATTGTGAAGAACTACGCCACCGGCTCTTTGAAGCTGTACGGCAAGCTGCTGCTCGACCACAACGCGGTGGCGGAGTTTATTCCGTCGCAGAGCTTCTCGGACCCCAAAATCCTGTCGGGCCTTTCGGCCACCGACTCGTATTACCTACCCAATATCTCAGTGCCTTTTCCCATCAATAGCGGGGAAACACGCACGTTCAACACCACCGATAAAATCTACAACCGGGACCGCAGCATCGGGCTGCTCTGGACTCAGGACTTGGGCCACGACCTGACACTGACCAACAACTTCCGGTATTCTAACCAGGCAACCACGGTGAACACGCCGTCGGTGGTAACCCCGATTTCAACCACGGGCTTGCTGTTTTACGCTATTCCGCACCTGCTGGGGCGGTTTGGTACCTACACCTTCACCGACCAGACCAACGGGCAGGTGCTGGGCACGGTTACACAGTCGCCTAACATCATCAACGGACAGTTTGCGGGCTTCAACTTCACGCCGGGGGCCAACAACAACTTCCCCGGGGCCAACGTGCAGCCTAACTCGCTGTTTTTCCTGCCCATGTTCTATCAGGACACGCACATTCAGAACGTGCTCAATCGTTTTGACCTCACTAAGAAGCTCGACAACATGAGCTTTACTCTGGGAGGCTTCTACGCCAATACCTTGGTTGATCGTGTGGGCGGGGCCACCGACGCCGGCATCGGGTTTGGCACCATTCAGAACCAGCCCCACCTCACCAACATCACGCTGACGGGCTTCGACGGCAAAACTTACCAGGTGACCGACCCCAACGGCATCGTGGACGTGGGCCGTGATGGCATCAACCACAACCACGGCCGCCAAGAGCAGATTGCCCTCTTCTTTGGCCACAGCTGGAAGCTGACGCCCAAGCTGAACTTCGACTACGGCCTGCGTTACGAGCACACCCACCACACCGGCTACAACGTGCAGCCCGTGGCCAACCCGCTCCGGAATGACCCCACCTACGGCGGCCGCGACGGCAACCCCCTGACGCTGTACGACAACGGCGGCGGCACCGACGGCAGCCCGTTGAACTTCGACCAGACCTTCAAAACGTTCTCGTATACGGCGGCCCTCAACTATGCTTTCAGCGAACACTACGCCTTGTATGGTCGCTACTCCAACGGCCGTAAGTCGCCGGACCTGACGTATTTCTTTGCATTGAATACGCCGTTTTTGCGGGATAACCCGAACGCCTTCTCGCAAAAAACCGAGCAGTTAGAGTTCGGCTTCAAGGTAAACACCGCCAAGCTGAGCGGCGCCCTCACGCCCTTCTACAGCCAGTTGAGCAACGTAGCGACGGTGCAAACCTTCACCAACGCCGACAACACCACTTACACGCCTCCCGTACAGTTTGCCCGCTACAAGACCTACGGTGTGGAAGCGGAGGCCAACTACGCCCTGACCACCAACCTGTCGGTGCGGGCCACGGCCACCGTGCAGACCTCGGAAGCCACCAAAATCAGCAGCTGGATATCGAACGGCCCCGGCCCCCAGGACGATGTGCTGGTAAGCTACTCGGGCAACGAAACCGACAACAATGCCAAGCTCATGCTGAGCGCTGCCCCCACCTACACGCTGGGCAAATTCCTGGCTCAGGTGAACTGGTTTTACCTCGGCGACCGCCAAGCCAACGTGAGCAACGCCTTCAAGCTGCCCGGCTTCAGCCAGTTTGATGCCACAGTAGCCTACGATGTGAACGCTCATTTTCGCCTTCAGGGCAACGTCAACAACATTTTCAACACCTACGGCGTGCTGGGCTGGGTAGGCCCCGGCGGCTTCCCGGCCGCGCTCGACCGCCAAGCCTTTACGCCCCAGTACGTGCAGGCCAACCCCAACGCAGTATACGCCACCCAAGGCTCAATGCCCCGCGCTTACTTCCTGTCGGCCGTTTACAAGTTTTAA
- a CDS encoding helix-turn-helix domain-containing protein: MQSKSIPLFNPADLGRHHFETWDEWQFTALNDVFHINRLETHLEHIPFPLAPHRKTVHDFIFLTQGRTRRSKGLNEYDLGKNTFFFLPATQITTHEFMSPDSTGFFCHFDLDLLTKSFVQPEVIAEIPFLRFTGNPLVHVPEAVMPRALHLMQQMEEELNAGRPDVLDLARVYLLTLFFELKRYADPSEKTGPNAAARITQQYKNALMQHIYEKHNVSAYAELLAVSPNHLNKCVKATTGRSAQDTLDDMVLLEAKALLKQSELSISEIAFKLGKEDHSNFSRFFKAKTQTTPKEYKLSK; encoded by the coding sequence ATGCAATCGAAATCGATTCCGCTGTTTAATCCTGCCGACCTGGGCCGGCACCACTTTGAAACCTGGGACGAGTGGCAGTTCACGGCCCTCAACGACGTATTTCATATCAATCGGCTCGAAACGCACCTGGAGCACATTCCTTTTCCCCTCGCCCCTCACCGCAAAACGGTTCACGATTTCATTTTTCTTACGCAGGGCCGGACGCGGCGCAGCAAGGGCCTGAATGAGTATGATTTGGGCAAAAACACCTTTTTCTTTCTGCCAGCCACTCAAATCACCACCCACGAGTTTATGAGCCCGGACAGCACGGGCTTTTTCTGCCACTTCGATTTGGACCTACTCACCAAGTCGTTTGTGCAGCCCGAAGTGATTGCGGAAATTCCTTTTCTGCGCTTCACCGGCAACCCCCTCGTGCATGTGCCAGAGGCCGTAATGCCTAGAGCCCTGCACCTTATGCAGCAGATGGAAGAAGAACTCAATGCCGGCCGGCCCGACGTACTCGACTTGGCCCGCGTATACTTGCTGACGCTATTTTTTGAGTTGAAGCGCTATGCGGACCCCAGTGAGAAAACCGGCCCCAACGCCGCGGCCCGCATCACCCAGCAATACAAGAATGCTCTGATGCAGCACATCTATGAAAAGCACAATGTATCTGCCTACGCGGAGCTGCTGGCTGTATCGCCCAACCACCTCAACAAGTGCGTGAAGGCCACTACGGGCCGCTCTGCGCAGGATACTCTCGACGACATGGTTCTGCTGGAAGCCAAGGCGCTACTGAAACAATCAGAACTGAGCATCAGCGAGATAGCCTTCAAGTTGGGCAAAGAAGACCACAGCAATTTTAGCCGCTTTTTCAAGGCCAAAACCCAAACGACCCCCAAAGAATATAAGCTCTCGAAGTAA
- a CDS encoding glycoside hydrolase family 1 protein yields MKYKKIWGCLLGCLVWSTSMAQAPVAGSQVPAASSIRFPKGFLLGTSTAAYQVEGAYQADGKGESKWDFLANKVGATQFVIGKKETGNVADNMYDRTQYLKDIALMKEMGVNAYRFSIAWSRIIPQGTGAVNAKGLAHYDQLITDLKAAGIEPVVTLYHFDMPQPLMEKGGWNNPESVQWYAAYAEVIFKHYGQKVKKFITFNEPYIEHFLADYMMNVEQSKAPANVRYAAAMPKAHNMLLANAKATAVYHRLKLPGMVGITLNLSPCMPFDANNPADVRATPLQDELLNTLFLDAIYKGRYPKRALDSLQKYNPAFRPAPADMALLAAQKPDFLGINFYAPAQVKADPTAPMGCTWIGNNTDPAPASGNGPNRPDQLYALLMRLKTEYGNPTTMITENGAAYGDVDEAVVNGKINDTHRCQYLLGHLGALQQALADGAKTIGYMHWSLLDNFEWVFGYSVKFGLIGVDRTTLARTPKQSYYLYQSILKQQPKLP; encoded by the coding sequence ATGAAATATAAAAAAATCTGGGGCTGCCTCTTAGGTTGTCTGGTCTGGAGCACGAGCATGGCGCAAGCGCCAGTTGCTGGTTCGCAAGTACCGGCAGCCAGCTCTATTCGCTTTCCGAAGGGGTTTTTGCTGGGCACCAGTACGGCGGCCTACCAAGTGGAAGGCGCTTATCAGGCCGATGGCAAGGGAGAATCTAAATGGGACTTTTTGGCGAATAAAGTTGGAGCCACCCAGTTCGTCATCGGCAAAAAGGAGACGGGCAACGTGGCCGACAACATGTACGATCGTACTCAGTACCTCAAGGACATTGCCTTGATGAAGGAGATGGGCGTGAACGCTTACCGCTTCTCCATTGCTTGGTCGCGCATTATTCCGCAGGGCACAGGGGCGGTGAACGCCAAGGGCCTGGCCCACTACGACCAGCTAATTACTGACCTTAAAGCTGCTGGCATTGAGCCAGTTGTCACGCTGTATCACTTTGATATGCCGCAGCCGCTGATGGAAAAAGGCGGCTGGAACAACCCCGAATCGGTGCAGTGGTACGCAGCCTACGCGGAGGTGATTTTCAAGCACTATGGCCAGAAGGTCAAGAAGTTCATCACGTTCAACGAGCCTTACATCGAGCACTTTCTGGCCGACTACATGATGAACGTCGAGCAGAGCAAAGCGCCGGCCAACGTGCGCTACGCCGCCGCCATGCCCAAGGCGCATAACATGCTGCTCGCCAACGCCAAGGCGACTGCCGTCTACCACCGCTTGAAGCTGCCCGGCATGGTGGGCATCACCCTCAACCTGTCGCCCTGCATGCCTTTCGATGCCAACAACCCGGCCGATGTGCGTGCGACGCCCCTGCAGGATGAGTTGCTGAACACGCTCTTTCTGGACGCCATTTATAAAGGACGCTACCCCAAGCGGGCCCTCGATTCGCTGCAGAAATACAACCCGGCCTTCCGCCCTGCCCCGGCCGACATGGCACTACTAGCCGCACAAAAGCCTGATTTTCTGGGTATTAACTTCTACGCGCCGGCCCAAGTGAAGGCCGACCCGACGGCCCCGATGGGTTGCACCTGGATCGGCAACAATACCGATCCGGCTCCGGCCTCGGGCAACGGCCCCAACCGGCCCGATCAGCTCTACGCCTTGCTGATGCGCCTAAAAACGGAGTACGGCAACCCGACTACGATGATCACCGAGAATGGCGCGGCCTACGGCGACGTGGACGAGGCCGTGGTGAACGGCAAAATCAACGACACGCACCGCTGCCAGTACTTGCTGGGTCACCTCGGAGCCTTGCAGCAGGCCCTGGCCGACGGAGCCAAAACCATCGGCTACATGCATTGGAGCCTGCTCGACAACTTCGAATGGGTGTTCGGCTACTCGGTCAAGTTCGGGCTCATTGGCGTGGACCGCACCACGCTGGCTCGCACGCCCAAGCAGAGCTACTATTTGTACCAGTCTATTCTCAAACAACAACCGAAATTGCCCTAG
- a CDS encoding VOC family protein, producing the protein MAHIEVYTTDLEASVKFFTDVAGLDETGRDDTSVYLRCWGDYFHHTLKLTQRDTPGLGHLSWRADSPEALEDVVAYLESTGAGRGWVDGDLGHGRAYRFESPDGHVHEVFWDVVWLKEIGERGSVFTDRYASNRRRGLSPRRFDHVTLNTTSYPAEKAFWKGLGLKNPDEVRITDQIPPVGGLFSIGNLSHDIAIFTDPHIQPGMGALNHVAFAFDSREEVLLACDYVIERGYTLAMGAPTRHKADEGFFIYIDEPGGNRFEFYAGARLIFAPDHGPDVHYLKDNPNDAWGNTNPWKADGGFKAEHGSIKTKEGEVA; encoded by the coding sequence ATGGCTCACATTGAGGTGTATACCACCGATTTGGAGGCTTCGGTAAAGTTCTTTACCGACGTAGCGGGGCTCGACGAAACTGGCCGCGACGACACTTCCGTGTACCTGCGCTGCTGGGGCGACTACTTTCACCACACCCTCAAGCTCACGCAGCGCGACACGCCCGGCCTGGGCCACCTGAGCTGGCGCGCCGACAGCCCCGAGGCGCTGGAAGATGTGGTCGCGTACCTGGAGAGCACCGGCGCGGGCCGGGGCTGGGTAGACGGCGACCTGGGCCACGGACGCGCCTACCGCTTCGAGTCACCGGATGGGCATGTACACGAGGTGTTCTGGGACGTGGTGTGGTTAAAGGAAATCGGCGAGCGCGGCAGTGTCTTCACCGACCGCTACGCCAGCAACCGCCGCCGCGGCCTTTCGCCCCGCCGCTTCGACCACGTAACGCTAAACACCACCAGCTACCCGGCCGAAAAAGCTTTCTGGAAGGGCCTGGGCCTAAAAAACCCCGATGAGGTGCGCATCACCGACCAGATTCCGCCGGTAGGCGGGCTCTTTAGCATCGGCAACCTGTCGCACGACATTGCCATCTTCACCGACCCGCACATTCAGCCGGGCATGGGCGCGCTCAACCACGTGGCCTTCGCCTTCGACAGCCGTGAAGAAGTGCTGCTGGCTTGCGACTACGTGATTGAGCGCGGCTACACGTTGGCCATGGGGGCCCCTACCCGCCACAAAGCCGACGAGGGTTTCTTCATCTACATCGACGAGCCGGGCGGCAACCGCTTCGAGTTTTACGCCGGCGCCCGCCTGATTTTCGCCCCCGACCACGGCCCGGATGTGCACTACCTCAAAGACAACCCCAACGACGCCTGGGGCAACACCAACCCCTGGAAGGCCGATGGCGGCTTCAAGGCCGAGCACGGCTCGATAAAGACCAAAGAAGGAGAAGTGGCGTAG
- a CDS encoding alpha/beta hydrolase family protein, with protein MWHYFPEHYMFSYQLVRILAQAHFGGGEFNECLEAASRITPGDFESFYQSWNQTGDTVLAEAEAAMQEHRSITAHATYLRAANYFRMAEFFLQPDDHRKNETYGKGVAAFRKAMELTEHPPRRVEIPFEGQIMSGYFFEVPGQKKGPLVIMFGGLDSTAEELFFGPYEMLNDRGISLLILDGPGQGESLRLRDMLTRYDYNVPATAAFDWAIANLDVDPARIGIMAVSMGGYMAARSAAFEHRFRACGIWSAVYSYYDVWANRPDSHPLSRVLCHIVGVKDMAEARGKLEHFKMAGIAGQIQCPTYISHGGDDRQVPVSQAQSMFDELTCEKYLHIVPKESTGSAHCHVDNMTKVLPLFDWMQEQLS; from the coding sequence ATGTGGCATTACTTTCCCGAGCATTACATGTTTTCGTACCAGCTGGTACGCATCCTGGCGCAGGCGCACTTCGGCGGCGGCGAATTCAACGAATGCCTGGAGGCCGCCAGCCGTATTACGCCCGGCGACTTCGAGAGCTTCTACCAGAGCTGGAACCAGACCGGCGATACCGTGCTGGCCGAGGCCGAAGCCGCGATGCAGGAACACCGTAGCATTACGGCGCACGCCACCTACCTGCGGGCGGCCAACTACTTCCGCATGGCCGAGTTCTTTTTGCAGCCCGACGACCACCGCAAAAACGAAACCTACGGCAAGGGAGTAGCCGCCTTCCGCAAGGCCATGGAGCTGACCGAACACCCCCCGCGTCGGGTAGAAATTCCCTTCGAAGGCCAAATCATGTCGGGCTATTTCTTTGAAGTGCCGGGGCAGAAAAAAGGGCCGCTGGTGATTATGTTCGGGGGCTTGGACTCTACGGCCGAGGAGCTGTTTTTTGGCCCGTACGAAATGCTCAATGACCGGGGCATCTCGCTGCTGATTCTCGACGGACCGGGCCAGGGCGAGTCGTTGCGCCTGCGCGACATGCTCACCCGCTACGACTACAACGTGCCGGCTACGGCCGCTTTTGACTGGGCCATTGCCAACCTCGACGTAGACCCCGCGCGCATTGGCATCATGGCCGTGAGCATGGGCGGCTACATGGCTGCTCGCTCGGCCGCGTTTGAGCACCGCTTCCGGGCTTGCGGCATCTGGAGCGCCGTGTACAGCTACTACGATGTGTGGGCCAACCGCCCCGACAGCCACCCGCTCTCGCGCGTGCTCTGCCACATCGTGGGCGTGAAAGACATGGCCGAAGCCCGCGGCAAACTGGAGCACTTCAAGATGGCGGGCATCGCGGGCCAGATTCAGTGCCCCACCTACATTTCCCATGGCGGCGACGACCGGCAAGTGCCCGTGTCGCAGGCCCAGTCCATGTTTGACGAGCTGACCTGCGAGAAGTACCTGCACATCGTGCCCAAGGAAAGCACCGGCTCGGCCCACTGCCACGTCGACAACATGACGAAGGTGCTGCCCTTGTTTGACTGGATGCAGGAGCAATTATCATAA
- the hisD gene encoding histidinol dehydrogenase, translated as MVKVIKKGITYAESGEADAKVRATVEGMLSDIRTGGDAAVRALSERLDKWAPESFRLSPAQIQDILAGIAPSVLDDIRFAQAQVRNFAEKQRATILDLEVETLPGVFLGHRNIPVGSVGCYVPGGRYPMVASAHMSVLTAKVAGVKRVIACTPPINGQIPAETVAAMYLAGADEIYLLGGVQAVAMMALGTETVASVDMLVGPGNAYVAEAKRQLYGQVGIDLFAGPTEILVIADHTADAEMCATDLLGQAEHGPTSPAILLTTSEELAHATIAEVDRQLQTLATADIAGVAWRDYGQVLLVDSVEELVTEADRLCNEHVEVLTENPRYFLEHMTNYGALFLGPRTNVAYGDKVIGTNHTLPTKGAARYTGGLWVGKFLKTCSYQEVRTAEASALVGEYCSRLCAIENFWGHKAQADLRVERYGQHEPVA; from the coding sequence ATGGTTAAGGTTATCAAAAAAGGCATCACTTACGCCGAGTCTGGCGAGGCCGACGCCAAGGTGCGGGCAACGGTCGAAGGCATGCTCAGCGACATCCGCACCGGCGGCGACGCAGCCGTGCGGGCCCTGTCGGAGCGCCTGGACAAGTGGGCGCCCGAGAGCTTTCGGCTCTCACCAGCGCAGATTCAGGACATCTTGGCGGGCATTGCGCCGAGCGTGCTCGATGATATTCGATTTGCCCAGGCGCAGGTGCGGAATTTTGCCGAAAAGCAGCGGGCCACCATCCTAGATTTGGAGGTGGAAACCCTACCCGGTGTGTTCCTGGGCCACCGCAACATTCCCGTAGGCAGCGTGGGCTGTTACGTGCCGGGCGGACGCTACCCCATGGTGGCCTCGGCTCACATGAGCGTGCTCACGGCGAAAGTGGCGGGCGTCAAGCGCGTGATTGCGTGCACGCCGCCCATCAACGGGCAGATTCCGGCCGAAACCGTTGCGGCCATGTACCTGGCCGGGGCCGACGAAATCTACCTGCTCGGCGGGGTGCAAGCCGTGGCCATGATGGCTTTGGGCACCGAAACCGTAGCATCCGTCGACATGCTTGTGGGGCCCGGCAACGCATACGTGGCCGAAGCCAAGCGCCAACTCTACGGGCAGGTCGGCATCGACTTGTTCGCCGGTCCGACGGAAATCCTGGTCATTGCCGACCACACCGCCGACGCCGAAATGTGCGCCACCGACCTACTCGGCCAAGCTGAGCACGGCCCCACTTCCCCCGCTATTCTACTGACTACCAGCGAAGAGCTAGCCCATGCTACCATCGCCGAAGTAGACCGCCAGCTCCAGACCCTAGCTACGGCCGACATTGCCGGTGTGGCCTGGCGCGACTACGGCCAAGTACTACTCGTGGACTCCGTGGAGGAACTCGTAACCGAAGCCGACCGCCTCTGCAACGAGCACGTGGAAGTGCTGACCGAAAACCCGCGCTACTTCCTCGAGCACATGACCAACTACGGCGCCCTGTTCCTGGGTCCGCGCACCAACGTGGCCTACGGCGACAAGGTCATCGGCACCAACCACACGCTGCCGACCAAGGGTGCGGCCCGCTACACCGGCGGCTTGTGGGTAGGTAAGTTCCTGAAAACCTGTTCCTACCAAGAAGTACGTACCGCGGAAGCGAGCGCCTTAGTGGGCGAGTATTGCTCGCGGCTGTGCGCCATCGAAAACTTCTGGGGCCACAAGGCCCAGGCCGACTTGCGGGTAGAACGCTACGGGCAGCATGAGCCTGTCGCTTAG
- a CDS encoding SDR family NAD(P)-dependent oxidoreductase — protein MSLSLSPLSGRVAVVTGGAGGIGSAICQTLAAAGASVVITYNTNADKAETLLAQLPGTGHAVFQAPVDNSQTLKQLASFVTERYGRLDVLINNAGITTPVPHDNLGGLSDEWIDRIFTTNWRGAFAMIRACQDLLTASGNGLVVNISSVAGQTGIGSNVAYCASKAALDSMTRSLARALAPAIRVVSVSPGWVLGEYASRADPAYLQAQVEATPLGRLATPGDVANAVLALATTLTFTTGAILPVDGGRPLR, from the coding sequence ATGAGCCTGTCGCTTAGCCCTTTGAGCGGCCGCGTGGCCGTGGTGACGGGCGGTGCCGGAGGCATTGGTTCGGCCATTTGCCAGACGCTGGCCGCGGCCGGCGCATCTGTGGTCATCACTTACAACACCAACGCCGACAAAGCCGAGACTCTCTTGGCGCAGCTGCCCGGCACCGGTCACGCAGTCTTCCAGGCGCCAGTTGATAACAGTCAGACGCTCAAACAATTAGCCAGTTTTGTAACTGAGCGTTACGGGCGGCTTGATGTGTTGATCAACAACGCGGGCATTACGACGCCCGTGCCCCACGACAATCTCGGGGGGTTATCAGACGAATGGATTGACCGCATTTTCACGACGAATTGGCGCGGGGCCTTTGCCATGATCCGGGCCTGTCAGGATCTGCTCACCGCCAGTGGCAACGGCTTGGTTGTCAATATCTCTTCGGTCGCCGGCCAAACGGGCATCGGCAGCAACGTAGCGTACTGCGCCTCCAAAGCCGCCCTGGACAGCATGACGCGCTCGCTGGCGCGGGCCTTGGCTCCGGCCATCCGGGTGGTGTCGGTGTCGCCGGGCTGGGTGCTGGGCGAGTACGCCAGCCGCGCGGACCCCGCCTATTTGCAAGCGCAAGTGGAGGCCACCCCGCTCGGCCGACTGGCGACCCCCGGCGATGTCGCCAACGCCGTGCTGGCCCTGGCTACCACGCTCACCTTTACCACCGGCGCCATCCTCCCCGTTGACGGTGGCCGGCCGCTCCGCTAG
- a CDS encoding fumarylacetoacetate hydrolase family protein, protein MKLVTFKTQEGAARAGWLQDGGVVDMQQVSSGALPADMLSFIDKHEEYFQLIEENNWQAAAPTHALADVQLLAPLPNPRSFRDYISFEQHLKNASSKFGHQIAAEWYEMPIFYFTNHQAIYGPGQDVPRPQGETRLDYELEMGCVIGKRGQNIKADEADAHIFGYTIFNDFTARAIQAREMRCNLGPAKGKDFANSIGPYLVTKDEMQPLLNGDGRFNARMTSRINGQTICDGNFNTIHYTFGQMIERASENHVTLYPGDIIGSGTVGWGSLIETNFEAHSALVPGDVIELEIDGLGVLRNQII, encoded by the coding sequence ATGAAGCTGGTCACTTTTAAAACGCAGGAAGGCGCGGCCCGGGCGGGCTGGTTGCAGGACGGCGGCGTCGTGGACATGCAGCAGGTAAGCAGCGGCGCGCTGCCCGCCGATATGCTCTCCTTTATTGACAAGCACGAGGAGTATTTCCAGCTCATTGAAGAGAATAACTGGCAGGCCGCCGCGCCCACCCACGCGCTGGCAGACGTGCAGCTGCTGGCTCCCCTGCCCAACCCGCGCAGCTTCCGCGACTACATCAGCTTCGAGCAACATCTCAAAAATGCCTCTTCTAAGTTTGGCCACCAGATTGCCGCGGAATGGTACGAGATGCCTATTTTTTACTTCACCAACCACCAAGCGATTTATGGTCCCGGTCAGGATGTGCCGCGCCCCCAGGGCGAAACCCGCCTGGACTATGAGTTGGAAATGGGCTGCGTTATCGGCAAGCGCGGACAAAACATCAAAGCCGACGAAGCCGACGCCCACATTTTCGGCTACACGATTTTCAACGACTTCACGGCCCGCGCGATTCAGGCCCGCGAAATGCGCTGCAACCTGGGCCCGGCCAAAGGCAAGGACTTCGCCAACAGCATCGGGCCTTACCTCGTGACCAAGGACGAAATGCAGCCGCTCCTGAACGGCGACGGCCGCTTCAACGCGCGCATGACCTCGCGCATCAACGGCCAGACCATCTGCGACGGCAACTTCAACACGATCCATTACACCTTCGGGCAAATGATTGAGCGGGCCTCGGAAAACCACGTCACGCTGTACCCCGGCGACATAATCGGCTCTGGGACAGTGGGTTGGGGCAGCCTGATTGAAACCAACTTCGAAGCCCACAGTGCCCTGGTACCCGGCGACGTAATCGAGCTGGAAATTGACGGGCTGGGCGTGCTGCGCAACCAGATTATCTAA
- a CDS encoding antibiotic biosynthesis monooxygenase family protein, producing the protein MILEVAIFDIVPGQEAGFEAQFAQAELIISQAKGYMRHELQRGIETDHKYVLLVRWETLEDHTEGFRQSPLFGQWRALIGSFFATPPAVEHFRLISER; encoded by the coding sequence ATGATTTTAGAAGTTGCCATTTTCGACATTGTGCCCGGCCAGGAGGCTGGGTTTGAAGCGCAGTTTGCGCAAGCCGAATTGATTATTAGCCAAGCCAAAGGCTACATGCGGCACGAGTTGCAGCGGGGCATCGAAACCGACCACAAATACGTGCTGCTGGTGCGCTGGGAAACGCTGGAAGACCACACGGAGGGCTTCCGCCAATCGCCGCTTTTTGGCCAGTGGCGCGCGCTGATTGGGTCATTTTTCGCGACTCCGCCCGCCGTGGAGCACTTCCGGCTGATTTCGGAACGGTAA